The following proteins are co-located in the Armatimonadia bacterium genome:
- a CDS encoding GH116 family glycosyl-hydrolase: MSPRLLPALFVCLVVASSASADFDPATGRISDARWKSGVPLGGIGVGAVEVLTDGAFGRATINHNWDRPTGLLRGSFAAVWAKSGDRTCTRLLRLAQSGEYAGVANIAHTSYLGLYPRAEVRFEDPELPIEVQLQAYSPLIPRKVKDSSLPVAFLDYTLHNPTTAPVEAALVLSWENLLGFGGRREVKWDSAEGNSESPLRVGVMQGLRFSTTQSYPGMQQNTVGEYFLGVEAEGVKVTLCPTWDSGSESIGFYPSFAATGQLAPLVKKELKGRPAGAVCASVMLAPGETRVLRFLLAWDMPWFRMDREEKGPTGRFLEHADAGRAACDGDLKTRWTSNSRPMRSGDQFSLDLGSAVPVQGVVLDSSPSPNDYPRGYVIEVSTDGQTWKTVAEATREEAEAAQQAAVLTVRFSPTVARYLRITNQGDETTWYWSIHEVRVLGPEGPVDLTRARTSDRVAEVATRRHMEDAGHYHSNSFAGVAEIVAYAQAQRERLLRETREWQDQISASNLPFWLKLKLINCAFTMYSDTVLTRDGRFAVMESPIDMNGALGTMDQRMAAHAFYTQMYPELDKGELDLFLQCQQPDGRVTHFDGNFHEVIGDPAVGYGVTDWPDLSSAWVLQVLKEYRWTGDRAFLDKCWPGVKKALAWLQSADKDGDLIPEGGSTYDYEQLPRGAFVYSASCYLGALLGAEAIAQVEGDAGLAHAYRDRFEAVQRSVMKRLWNGRFFMKWRSGTTEAVNPNSFVAALAGDWLAHLCGLRDTLPRTILDRETEQLLARHLKAFFPVPPMEVTEDGRLATGSCFMLQHEPYLGCEALYRGFADDGLEVLRRVYYCAWEKNRNPWEQSLCYAAPGGAQGGLRTYMTCPTTYHVLNALSGVTLNVPAETLFVSPRLPSGLQELHLPVFLADFWGWLDYMPAKHLLRFTVTKTFGDAQHEFTTVARDGNATHLLLPAVFKAQTGAVLDLSPWITTLAPFPTSRQVTVTVPKPSPAQRPGLSPVGWQATAISPAGSQGSATEPQLAFDGDLTTRWTTGRGMKPGDWFVVDLGHPERINRVWADVAASPMDYPRGYEIAVSLEGTQWRTVVEADEGTSRRSVRHGVWRASFDAVEARFVRITQRGSHDHWWWSMHELYVLPESYQAPISSSELNVQKKRAGK, from the coding sequence GCACACGACTCCTGCGCCTCGCGCAGTCAGGTGAGTATGCCGGTGTCGCGAACATCGCCCACACCTCCTACCTGGGGCTGTACCCACGAGCTGAGGTCCGCTTCGAGGACCCGGAGCTTCCGATCGAGGTACAGCTTCAGGCCTACTCGCCGCTGATCCCCCGCAAGGTCAAGGACTCCTCGCTTCCCGTCGCCTTCCTCGACTACACGCTCCACAACCCGACCACAGCGCCGGTGGAGGCTGCACTGGTGCTCTCGTGGGAAAACCTCCTGGGCTTCGGCGGTCGCAGGGAAGTGAAGTGGGATTCTGCGGAGGGCAACTCCGAATCGCCGCTGCGGGTCGGGGTCATGCAGGGGCTGCGCTTCAGCACCACCCAGTCGTACCCGGGGATGCAGCAGAACACCGTGGGTGAGTACTTCCTGGGCGTGGAGGCGGAGGGCGTCAAGGTCACGCTCTGCCCCACCTGGGATAGCGGCTCGGAGAGTATTGGGTTCTACCCCTCCTTTGCGGCGACCGGACAACTTGCACCCCTGGTAAAGAAGGAACTCAAAGGGCGACCGGCCGGCGCGGTCTGTGCTTCGGTCATGCTGGCGCCGGGCGAGACACGTGTGCTGCGGTTTCTCCTCGCCTGGGACATGCCCTGGTTCCGCATGGACCGTGAGGAGAAGGGACCCACCGGGCGGTTCCTCGAGCACGCCGACGCAGGTCGTGCCGCCTGTGACGGTGACCTGAAGACTCGATGGACGAGCAACTCGCGGCCGATGAGGTCCGGTGACCAGTTCAGTCTCGACCTGGGTTCCGCTGTGCCGGTTCAGGGCGTGGTGCTGGACTCCTCGCCGTCGCCGAACGACTACCCGCGGGGCTATGTGATCGAGGTCTCGACCGACGGACAGACCTGGAAAACCGTAGCCGAGGCAACCCGCGAGGAAGCAGAGGCGGCACAACAGGCAGCGGTCTTGACCGTGCGCTTCTCCCCCACTGTCGCCCGGTATCTGCGCATCACCAACCAGGGCGACGAGACGACCTGGTACTGGTCGATTCACGAGGTACGAGTGCTCGGTCCCGAGGGCCCCGTGGACCTCACGAGAGCCAGGACGTCGGATCGTGTCGCTGAGGTCGCGACGCGGCGGCACATGGAGGACGCCGGCCACTACCACAGCAACAGCTTCGCCGGTGTGGCCGAGATCGTTGCCTATGCGCAGGCACAGCGTGAGCGGCTTCTGCGCGAGACCCGGGAGTGGCAGGACCAGATCAGCGCCTCGAACCTGCCCTTCTGGCTCAAACTCAAGCTCATCAACTGCGCCTTCACGATGTACTCCGACACGGTGCTCACGCGGGACGGCCGGTTCGCGGTCATGGAAAGCCCGATCGACATGAACGGAGCGCTGGGGACGATGGACCAGCGGATGGCCGCCCATGCCTTCTACACGCAGATGTACCCGGAGCTGGACAAGGGCGAGCTTGACCTCTTCCTGCAGTGTCAGCAGCCGGACGGCCGGGTCACGCACTTCGACGGCAACTTCCACGAGGTGATCGGCGACCCGGCCGTGGGCTATGGTGTCACCGACTGGCCCGACCTCTCCTCAGCCTGGGTCCTGCAGGTGCTCAAGGAGTACCGCTGGACGGGAGACCGCGCCTTCCTGGACAAGTGTTGGCCGGGCGTCAAGAAGGCCCTCGCGTGGCTGCAGAGCGCGGACAAGGACGGAGACCTGATCCCCGAAGGCGGCAGCACCTACGACTACGAGCAGCTTCCGCGCGGCGCCTTCGTGTACTCGGCGAGCTGCTATCTGGGCGCACTCCTTGGGGCTGAGGCGATTGCGCAGGTCGAGGGAGACGCTGGCCTTGCGCATGCCTACCGCGACCGCTTTGAGGCTGTGCAGCGGTCCGTGATGAAGCGGCTGTGGAACGGTCGCTTCTTCATGAAGTGGCGGTCAGGAACTACGGAGGCGGTGAATCCGAACAGCTTCGTCGCCGCCCTCGCCGGAGACTGGCTCGCGCATCTGTGCGGGCTTCGGGACACCTTGCCGCGCACGATCCTGGACCGCGAGACCGAGCAGCTTCTCGCGCGTCACCTCAAGGCCTTCTTCCCTGTGCCGCCGATGGAGGTTACGGAGGACGGCCGCCTTGCGACCGGCTCCTGCTTCATGCTCCAGCATGAGCCGTACCTGGGCTGCGAAGCGCTCTATCGAGGTTTCGCGGACGATGGTCTGGAAGTGCTGCGCCGGGTGTACTACTGCGCCTGGGAGAAGAACCGCAACCCCTGGGAGCAGTCGCTGTGCTACGCGGCGCCGGGCGGGGCTCAGGGCGGCCTGCGCACCTACATGACCTGCCCGACGACCTACCATGTCCTCAACGCCCTGTCGGGGGTCACGCTCAACGTGCCCGCAGAGACGCTGTTCGTGTCGCCAAGGCTGCCCAGCGGTCTTCAGGAGTTGCACCTGCCGGTCTTCCTGGCCGACTTCTGGGGCTGGCTGGACTACATGCCGGCGAAGCACCTGCTGCGATTCACGGTCACCAAGACCTTCGGGGATGCTCAGCACGAATTCACGACGGTGGCGCGGGATGGGAACGCGACGCACCTGTTGCTGCCCGCGGTCTTCAAGGCTCAGACCGGCGCCGTCCTGGACCTTTCGCCCTGGATCACGACGCTGGCACCCTTCCCCACCTCTCGCCAGGTGACTGTGACCGTGCCAAAGCCAAGTCCGGCGCAGCGTCCCGGTCTGTCGCCGGTGGGCTGGCAGGCGACGGCGATCAGTCCCGCGGGATCTCAGGGGTCTGCCACGGAGCCGCAACTGGCCTTCGACGGTGACCTGACGACGCGCTGGACGACCGGCCGAGGGATGAAGCCCGGTGACTGGTTTGTGGTCGATCTCGGGCACCCGGAGCGGATCAACCGCGTCTGGGCCGACGTGGCCGCTTCACCGATGGACTACCCTCGCGGGTACGAGATCGCGGTATCGTTGGAAGGGACGCAGTGGAGGACGGTGGTGGAGGCAGACGAGGGGACTTCGCGCCGGTCGGTACGACATGGGGTGTGGCGGGCGAGCTTCGATGCGGTCGAAGCCCGGTTCGTGAGGATCACGCAGAGAGGTTCGCACGACCATTGGTGGTGGTCGATGCATGAGCTGTACGTGCTCCCCGAGAGCTACCAGGCGCCGATCAGCTCATCCGAACTCAACGTCCAGAAGAAGCGAGCCGGCAAGTAG
- a CDS encoding sugar phosphate isomerase/epimerase family protein has protein sequence MYVAVRDMTLRQAGYATLLEGLRDLELDAIELALGRDLSLPMPGKVLDEPRLRLVEDASLTTLRHAYAQEGIHISGLLLANNFHAVDLEAEIEWVAAGIRLGAALGVDAVRIDAVMTGQQELSLTERAGIYAKAVLKVLQRVPDTQVPLGIENHGYQGNDPQWLQRVLDAVASPRVGLTLDTANFYWAGMPLQQVYTMAEHFAPYVKHVHCKNLSFEPERREVSRQPGWGYGEHVCPIPDGDVDHRRLARLLWEAGYSGGLNIEDESLGKFLGHNRRGQLRRDADHLAEIAQAYGGSRLYRGPCRG, from the coding sequence ATGTACGTGGCTGTTCGCGACATGACCCTGCGACAGGCAGGCTACGCGACCCTTCTGGAGGGCCTGCGCGACCTCGAGCTCGATGCGATTGAGCTGGCACTGGGCCGTGACCTGAGCCTTCCGATGCCGGGCAAGGTGCTTGACGAGCCGCGCTTACGCCTCGTCGAGGACGCTTCCCTGACGACCTTGCGCCATGCCTACGCGCAGGAGGGTATCCACATCTCGGGGCTGCTTCTGGCCAACAACTTCCATGCGGTCGACCTGGAGGCCGAAATCGAGTGGGTGGCGGCCGGGATCCGCCTGGGAGCAGCCCTGGGCGTCGATGCGGTCCGAATCGACGCCGTGATGACCGGCCAGCAGGAGCTATCCCTCACCGAGCGGGCCGGTATCTACGCCAAGGCCGTGCTGAAGGTGCTGCAGAGGGTTCCAGACACGCAGGTTCCTCTGGGGATCGAAAACCACGGATACCAGGGCAACGATCCGCAATGGCTCCAGAGGGTGCTCGACGCCGTTGCCTCACCGCGAGTCGGCCTCACCCTCGACACCGCGAACTTCTACTGGGCCGGAATGCCGCTGCAGCAGGTCTACACCATGGCCGAGCACTTCGCGCCCTATGTCAAGCACGTGCACTGCAAGAACCTCAGCTTCGAGCCCGAGCGCCGAGAGGTCTCCCGGCAGCCCGGCTGGGGCTATGGTGAGCACGTGTGCCCGATCCCCGATGGCGACGTCGACCACCGACGATTGGCCCGCCTCCTGTGGGAAGCCGGCTACAGCGGAGGACTCAACATCGAGGACGAGTCCCTCGGCAAGTTCCTCGGCCACAACCGCAGGGGCCAACTCCGGCGTGACGCCGATCACCTCGCCGAGATCGCGCAGGCCTACGGTGGCTCGCGACTCTACCGCGGTCCCTGCCGCGGCTGA